TGCATACTCGCGCTTCGCATCGTCATGCATCACCAGCATTGCGAGTCGCGTGCCGTCGCCGGCCCTCGTGTACTCCAGCATCTGCTTGTCGCCGATCGAGTTGCCGAACGCCGCGTAAGGCCGCCGCCCAATCATGAGGTGAATGCCTTCGGGCTTGCCCGCGTTATTGTCGTTAATTAACAGCTTGGGCTCCTTGGTGAGGAACGGCTTCCCGTTCTTGTCGTAGCCGAACTTTGTCCCGCCTGCGGTGCCGACCACTTGCTCGGGCGGGATGCCGTACACCTGTTCTGAGTATACGCGCACGAAATCCTGCCCGCCGCCGGTCACGATGTATGTTTTGTAGCCGTTGGCACGCAGATACTCCATTACTTCGAGCATCGGCTGATAGACCAGCTCGGTATAGGGCCGCTTCCAGCGCGGATGCTTGGCAGTCTCGAGCCACGCCTTCACTTCGGTCCGGTACTCCTCGACCGACATGCCGGTGAGCGTGGCGGCGAGGATTTTGAAGAGGTCCCGCATCGTTAGCTTCGCCATCGCTTCGAGGTTGCCCGACATCACGGTCTTAAACGGCTCGACGTTCCTCAACTCAGGCTTCTTCCTCACCACCGCCGGAACGCGCTCGAGGCAGTACATAACTTGGGAGTACATCGGGTGCTCGACCCAAAGCGTGCCGTCCTGATCGAAGGTGGCGATGCGCGCCTCCTGCGGCACGAACTTTGGACTCGATTGATCCGTGGTGGCCTGCACGAACTCGATGATCGCTTGCTTTGCCGCACCGTCATTCCAGGAGGGCAGCGGGTCGGTCTGTGCGAAGGTCTGCGCGCTTGCGGCCAGCGCCACGAGCGCAATAGCCAAGGTGCTTATCACTCTAGAGAATCGATTTAAGCATTTCATTGTCGAATTCTTTATTTCACACAGATTGCAAAAAAAATGGGCGGCCCTTTCGGGCCGTCCACCTTATCACATTACTCTCGTTTCATTCAGCTATTCA
This Burkholderiales bacterium DNA region includes the following protein-coding sequences:
- a CDS encoding HAD family hydrolase; the encoded protein is MAIALVALAASAQTFAQTDPLPSWNDGAAKQAIIEFVQATTDQSSPKFVPQEARIATFDQDGTLWVEHPMYSQVMYCLERVPAVVRKKPELRNVEPFKTVMSGNLEAMAKLTMRDLFKILAATLTGMSVEEYRTEVKAWLETAKHPRWKRPYTELVYQPMLEVMEYLRANGYKTYIVTGGGQDFVRVYSEQVYGIPPEQVVGTAGGTKFGYDKNGKPFLTKEPKLLINDNNAGKPEGIHLMIGRRPYAAFGNSIGDKQMLEYTRAGDGTRLAMLVMHDDAKREYAYGPAQGLPNTKVGTFTQALYDEAKKQGWIIISMKNDWKHVFPFESP